From the Arthrobacter sp. PM3 genome, one window contains:
- a CDS encoding histidine phosphatase family protein: MVVILIRHADVTPDGGADPPLNASGATRAQQLRHVLSDAGVTAIFVSSLQRTQATAQPLAGDLGLQAVVQDDTASIAAAIRQLGNAGTALVVGHTNTLPDVVVRLGGPPMTPIAATEFDRLVVLVNGSLCTLRYG, encoded by the coding sequence GTGGTGGTGATCCTGATCAGGCACGCGGATGTGACGCCCGACGGCGGAGCGGACCCTCCGCTCAATGCCTCCGGCGCCACCCGCGCACAGCAGTTGCGGCACGTGTTGAGCGACGCCGGGGTCACGGCGATCTTCGTGAGTTCGCTCCAGCGGACGCAAGCGACCGCCCAACCGCTTGCTGGGGACCTTGGGCTGCAGGCAGTGGTCCAGGACGACACGGCGTCGATTGCCGCCGCGATCCGCCAGTTGGGGAACGCCGGGACGGCGCTGGTGGTCGGACACACCAACACGCTGCCCGACGTCGTCGTGCGGCTGGGCGGCCCGCCGATGACGCCCATCGCTGCCACGGAGTTCGACCGGCTGGTTGTCTTGGTAAACGGCAGCCTCTGCACTCTTCGCTACGGGTAG
- a CDS encoding protealysin inhibitor emfourin, with the protein MKLTIRRGGGIAGIVARTELDTSDLPPPAAETFAAYMDQSGLRAPGEPPAAERRPDDQLYDLSWEESGHTGSRRFSESNLPEGVRQLVAWVDGRPERTESIER; encoded by the coding sequence GTGAAGCTAACAATCCGCAGGGGCGGCGGCATCGCGGGCATTGTCGCGCGCACTGAACTCGACACGAGCGACCTCCCCCCGCCCGCGGCGGAAACATTTGCCGCATACATGGATCAGTCGGGACTGCGGGCACCAGGGGAACCCCCTGCCGCTGAGCGGCGACCTGATGACCAGCTCTACGACCTCTCCTGGGAGGAGTCCGGACACACCGGCAGCCGCCGCTTTTCAGAGTCGAACCTGCCCGAGGGCGTCCGTCAGCTCGTCGCGTGGGTGGACGGGCGGCCCGAGCGCACCGAATCCATCGAGCGCTAG
- a CDS encoding M4 family metallopeptidase — protein MTGIPRACCHIAPPDLLGRLAIEGKPKQREAAVRALATSAAIRSQRAVMGRFARQLSLDGGRLAGLGIRTERRQTVYDNQKKGRSFLPGVRARGWTEPPVEDVAVNEAYDGSAATYEFYRDVFHRNSLDGAGMELVSSVHYGVAFDNAFWDGAQMVYGDGSGRIFQVGGLTRALDVIAHELTHGVTEFTAGLVYSKQPGALNEHFSDVVGSLVKQYSLKQAAAEADWLIGEGILVPALGKALRSMSQPGTAYEGDRQPAHMDNYVDLPDDNDPRNDNGGVHINSGIPNHAFYLAATALGGNAWDVAGKIWFTALTTRLGPSTQFDEAAQATVDVAGSLFGDAEQKAVRTAWEGVGVLP, from the coding sequence ATGACCGGAATTCCCAGGGCCTGTTGCCACATAGCCCCTCCCGACCTGCTGGGCCGGCTTGCCATCGAGGGTAAGCCCAAACAGCGGGAAGCCGCAGTACGTGCGCTGGCCACGTCAGCGGCGATCCGCTCGCAACGGGCGGTGATGGGCCGGTTCGCCCGTCAGCTCAGCCTGGACGGCGGACGCTTGGCCGGACTGGGCATCAGGACCGAACGCCGCCAAACGGTCTACGACAACCAGAAGAAGGGGAGGTCGTTCCTGCCCGGTGTCCGGGCCCGCGGCTGGACGGAACCGCCCGTAGAAGATGTTGCGGTCAACGAGGCCTACGACGGCAGCGCGGCGACATACGAGTTCTACCGCGATGTCTTTCACCGGAATTCCCTGGATGGAGCCGGCATGGAGCTCGTATCCTCGGTCCACTACGGGGTGGCGTTCGATAACGCTTTCTGGGACGGCGCGCAGATGGTCTACGGCGACGGCAGCGGACGGATCTTCCAGGTCGGCGGCCTGACCCGGGCTCTTGATGTCATCGCCCACGAACTCACCCACGGGGTCACCGAATTCACCGCGGGGCTTGTCTACAGCAAACAGCCCGGAGCCCTCAACGAACACTTCTCCGACGTGGTGGGTTCGCTCGTCAAGCAGTACAGCCTGAAACAGGCGGCGGCAGAAGCGGACTGGCTGATCGGCGAGGGGATCCTTGTCCCCGCACTGGGCAAGGCGCTACGCTCGATGAGCCAGCCGGGCACGGCCTACGAGGGAGACCGGCAGCCGGCCCACATGGACAATTACGTCGACCTCCCCGATGACAACGACCCGCGCAACGACAACGGAGGCGTGCACATCAACTCGGGAATACCGAACCACGCGTTCTACCTGGCGGCCACGGCGCTTGGTGGCAACGCATGGGACGTCGCCGGCAAGATCTGGTTCACGGCCCTGACCACGCGCCTGGGACCCAGCACCCAATTCGATGAGGCGGCGCAGGCCACGGTCGACGTCGCCGGGTCGCTTTTCGGTGACGCCGAGCAGAAGGCGGTCAGGACGGCGTGGGAAGGAGTCGGGGTTCTACCGTGA
- a CDS encoding bacterial transcriptional activator domain-containing protein, whose translation MGSGDFCHFQLSLFQSWKLRSDSCILHVAARQQRLITALAIHGPRPRSYLVGLLWPESAESRAMESLRVSMHLVSRQVPGLLVNGGAELSLSELVDVDLHRVRSCMRDLGQAGLPGTNVASSLNLLRDAELLPGWYDDWVLFEQSRLRQDRLHAFHIIARESLARCDFEVALEASEAALELEPLYESAVGLLIQAQRLQGNNAAALRAFETYRAKLSEDMGLAPSEGIRRLVADVV comes from the coding sequence ATGGGAAGCGGCGACTTTTGCCATTTTCAACTGAGCTTGTTCCAGTCGTGGAAACTTCGCAGTGACTCGTGCATTCTGCACGTTGCAGCGCGGCAACAGCGGCTCATCACAGCTTTGGCCATCCACGGCCCCCGTCCCCGAAGCTACCTGGTCGGGCTCCTGTGGCCGGAGAGTGCCGAAAGCCGCGCCATGGAAAGCCTGCGGGTGAGCATGCACCTGGTCTCACGACAGGTTCCGGGTCTATTGGTGAACGGGGGCGCCGAGCTTTCCCTCAGCGAGCTGGTCGACGTCGACTTGCACAGGGTCAGGTCCTGCATGCGGGATCTTGGCCAGGCAGGGCTACCCGGGACAAACGTTGCCTCGTCCCTGAACCTGCTGCGCGATGCCGAACTGCTCCCGGGCTGGTATGACGACTGGGTGCTTTTTGAACAGAGCAGATTGCGGCAGGACCGGCTCCACGCGTTCCACATCATTGCCCGCGAGTCGCTGGCTCGCTGCGACTTTGAGGTTGCCCTCGAGGCCTCGGAGGCAGCCCTGGAACTTGAACCGCTCTATGAAAGTGCTGTTGGGCTGCTCATTCAGGCGCAAAGGCTTCAGGGCAACAATGCTGCGGCGCTGCGGGCCTTCGAAACTTATAGAGCGAAGCTGAGCGAGGACATGGGTCTTGCGCCGTCGGAGGGCATCCGG